In a genomic window of Wyeomyia smithii strain HCP4-BCI-WySm-NY-G18 chromosome 1, ASM2978416v1, whole genome shotgun sequence:
- the LOC129717121 gene encoding uncharacterized protein LOC129717121, with protein MAQFLSSILGNIVGKTEHHVKNSFEFAQQVAGMQIPDEHVLFSLDVKSLYTNVPVQYALECIGERWSEVEEHTKIDRRSFLAAVKLVLDSTYFTYRGIYHMQKFGVPMGSPLSPVIANLVMERLEQECMYKAEQKQIGMLVYRRYVDDCFCIAREDHVDQILATFNDFHDRLQFTVEREESGRLKFLDMMLTRRNGIVEKSWLPKQEKGRYLDYNSESPFTHKRNTAVALVDRAIKLTDAEKRPQAIKKVKNILKCNNYPEWFVQNVLAQRVHKHYNGLQNNGEKEETKYVTTPYVPCLSEKLQKTLKKNGLTLAVKPKNKVKDVIFSKLKDTIPPGQQKNVVYSIPCGTGDGKMYVGQTSRKLDTRIGEHKNDIKRKDNRTGLTQHTLGDGHVFDFEKVTILERIVDQESRITAETFHIKLVGERNAVNLQQECGTFNTNYNALVVKLRDGTNSGRWRGNKCDDRHSITAHPPDSDT; from the coding sequence ATGGCTCAGTTTTTGTCGAGCATATTGGGTAACATTGTTGGGAAAACCGAACACCATGTGAAAAACAGCTTCGAGTTTGCCCAACAAGTAGCAGGAATGCAGATTCCCGATGAGCATGTCCTATTCTCTTTGGATGTCAAGTCCCTGTACACGAATGTTCCAGTACAATATGCGTTGGAGTGTATAGGGGAAAGGTGGAGTGAGGTGGAGGAGCACACGAAGATCGACAGACGAAGTTTCCTGGCAGCGGTTAAGTTGGTATTGGATTCAACGTACTTCACCTATCGTGGAATCTACCACATGCAAAAATTCGGAGTACCAATGGGATCGCCTCTATCGCCGGTGATAGCCAACCTTGTGATGGAACGCCTGGAACAGGAGTGTATGTACAAGGCAGAGCAGAAACAAATAGGTATGCTGGTGTATAGGCGGTACGTAGATGATTGTTTTTGCATCGCACGGGAGGATCATGTTGACCAAATTTTGGCAACATTTAATGATTTTCACGACAGGCTTCAGTTTACCGTGGAAAGGGAGGAAAGTGGTCGGCTTAAATTCCTGGACATGATGTTAACTAGAAGAAATGGAATTGTGGAGAAGAGCTGGTTACCCAAACAGGAGAAAGGACGGTATTTGGACTACAACTCTGAAAGCCCATTTACGCATAAGCGCAACACGGCAGTGGCCCTTGTGGACAGAGCAATCAAATTGACTGATGCTGAAAAGCGTCCACAGGCgataaaaaaggtcaaaaatatacttaaatgcAACAACTATCCTGAGTGGTTCGTCCAAAACGTTCTGGCACAAAGGGTACACAAACACTACAACGGACTGCAAAATAATGGTGAAAAAGAGGAGACCAAATATGTTACGACGCCGTATGTTCCATGCTTGAGTGAGAAACTGCAAAAAACGCTCAAAAAGAACGGGTTGACACTAGCCGTCAAACccaaaaataaagtaaaagacgTTATTTTCAGCAAACTCAAAGATACCATTCCACCAGggcaacaaaaaaatgttgtataTTCTATCCCCTGTGGAACTGGAGATGGAAAAATGTATGTTGGGCAGACGAGCAGAAAGTTGGACACAAGAATAGGAGAGCATAAAAATGACATCAAACGCAAAGACAACCGAACGGGCCTGACACAACACACGCTAGGTGACGGACATGTGTTTGATTTCGAAAAAGTGACGATCCTAGAACGTATTGTTGACCAGGAAAGCAGAATCACAGCAGAGACATTCCACATCAAGTTGGTTGGCGAACGCAACGCGGTGAACCTCCAGCAAGAGTGCGGAACGTTCAACACCAACTACAATGCGCTTGTGGTAAAGCTACGGGACGGTACAAACAGCGGACGGTGGAGAGGAAACAAATGCGACGATCGACACAGCATCACAGCACACCCGCCAGACAGTGATACCTGA